From the genome of Peptoniphilus sp. ING2-D1G:
ATCTAAAGAAGTCAGTATTTTGTCTAAAAACTCTCTGATTATTGAATCTATTTCTTCGGATTTGTCTTTTTCTATGATTTCTTCACTTTTTTGTACCATGTCGTAGTCATCAAAATATTCCACTTCGTCTTTTATCATTTCTTCTCTCATTATTTTGTCGTCTCTATGGTAATCTTTTATTCTTATTTCGTTATTTTCAGATTTATTCCCCATTGGGTCATGTTGGCTCTTCTCTGAGTAAGAATTATTAAATATTTCCCTTAATATATCGGAATTTGTTTGCAGTTTAGAAACTTTTACGGTAGCTTCCTTCGAACCTATCAGTCCTAAAAATCCCTTTACGGGTTCTTCCAGTATTTCGATTTTTACTTGGTCCTTATTTAGTTTTAATTCTTTTAGAGCCTCACTTACAGCTTCATCTACGGTTTTCGCTCTTTTAATTACATAATTCATTTAACTTCCTCCGCTACTTTCTTTGAGACCATTCTGTTGGTTATTAATTGTTGTATCACTGAGAATATATTTCCGACAACCCAGTACAAAAGAAGTCCTGATTGAAAACTTCTACCCATCCAAAATATCATAAGCGGCATTACAATCATCATACTGTTTTGCATGGATTTAGTCTGTTGTGTCTGTGTCGCTTGCGATGCGGGATTTTTCATAGTAACAAATGAAGTTAAAAATGTAGTTATACCTGCTATTGCAGCAAGTATCATAGTTTTATCTACGCTTTCCAAACTGTCGATGTAAAAAAAGTTTTTGTTTATGCTGTCAAAAAACGCCTTGTCTGTAAACGCATATTTTGCCGGTTCCATAAAAACTCTATAAAATGCGATAAGTACAATCATTTGCACTATCATCGGTAGACAACCAGCAAAAACATTATAGTTTGAATCTTTGTAAAGTTTTTGCTGTTTCATGGCAAGAGTTTGAGGATCATTTTTATATTTTTTTTGCAGTTTTTCAAGTTCCGGTTGCAGTTCCGCCATTTTCTTTTGATTTTTCATCATGGAAATATTGACCGGGAGTACGGCAAGTTTTATTATCACTGTAGCTACGATTATTGAAATAGCAAAAAAAGATATGTTTTCAGGTTCGCTTGGAAATGTTGCGGCAATCACATCATAAATAAATTTTAAAAACATTCCAAGCACTCTGCTTATAGCACTCATTATGCCTCCTTATAATAGAGGATCGTATCCGCCCTTATGAAAAGGATGACATTTTAAAATTCTCCTTACAGTCAAGTAAGTTCCCTTGAAAAATCCATACTTATCGTAAGCTTGGTAGGCATACTCAGAACATGTGGGATAAAATCTACAATGAGACCCCACTAATATATACTTGGAAATAACTCTTTGATAAAATCTTATTATCAGTTTCATTATACTTTTCAAATAAATCACCCTATTTTTTTACAAATGTGTTTAAAGGATCTTTCAAGTTCATTATAAGATAAGTCCACAGAAGATTTTTTCATCACAAATACGTAATCGTATCCCTCTCTTAGCAAATCGAAATTAAGTCTGTAGATCTCCCTTAACCTTCTTTTAAGTTTATTTCTTGTTACTGCATTTCCTAATTTTTTAGTTATGGTAAATCCCACTCTTTTGTGGTCCAGGCCATTTTTCTTAAAAAATACGGTAATGTGTTTATTTCCGTTTATATTTCGTTTTTTATATACCCTTTGAAAATCAATATTTTTTCGTAAATAACAATCCTTCATGTTCATTAGTCTATGCTGAAAGAATTTTTCTTCCTTTTTTTCTTCTTGCCTTGATTATATTTCTTCCTGTCCTGGTTCTCATTCTTGCTCTAAAACCGTGTTCTCTTTTTCTTTGTCTTTTTTTCGGTTGGAACGTTCTTTTCAAATTTTTTCACCTGCTTTCTTAAAGGATACTTTACAAATTATATGAAAAT
Proteins encoded in this window:
- a CDS encoding Membrane protein insertase (High confidence in function and specificity) is translated as MSAISRVLGMFLKFIYDVIAATFPSEPENISFFAISIIVATVIIKLAVLPVNISMMKNQKKMAELQPELEKLQKKYKNDPQTLAMKQQKLYKDSNYNVFAGCLPMIVQMIVLIAFYRVFMEPAKYAFTDKAFFDSINKNFFYIDSLESVDKTMILAAIAGITTFLTSFVTMKNPASQATQTQQTKSMQNSMMIVMPLMIFWMGRSFQSGLLLYWVVGNIFSVIQQLITNRMVSKKVAEEVK
- a CDS encoding Hypothetical protein (High confidence in function and specificity): MNYVIKRAKTVDEAVSEALKELKLNKDQVKIEILEEPVKGFLGLIGSKEATVKVSKLQTNSDILREIFNNSYSEKSQHDPMGNKSENNEIRIKDYHRDDKIMREEMIKDEVEYFDDYDMVQKSEEIIEKDKSEEIDSIIREFLDKILTSLDLEYELVIERKDNQIDVEIRGDEQKLGIVIGKRGVTLDSIQYILSLLVNKASDEYIRVVLDSSNYREKRKETLKELAEKMAAKVLSTNRSVRLEPMNSLDRKIIHEALQSYEGVITHSEGRDPFRKVVIQKERKY
- a CDS encoding ribonuclease P protein component (RNaseP catalyzes the removal of the 5'-leader sequence from pre-tRNA to produce the mature 5'-terminus. It can also cleave other RNA substrates such as 4.5S RNA. The protein component plays an auxiliary but essential role in vivo by binding to the 5'-leader sequence and broadening the substrate specificity of the ribozyme; High confidence in function and specificity); its protein translation is MNMKDCYLRKNIDFQRVYKKRNINGNKHITVFFKKNGLDHKRVGFTITKKLGNAVTRNKLKRRLREIYRLNFDLLREGYDYVFVMKKSSVDLSYNELERSFKHICKKIG